The proteins below come from a single Verrucomicrobiota bacterium genomic window:
- the bioB gene encoding biotin synthase BioB, which yields MSGQQIDGTQAQLSALGRRVLNGGQINRAEALFLINLESTADMIDLMSWANRIREHFRGNQIHLCSIVNAKAGGCPENCKFCAQSAFYQTESPRHGFVEPEPVAQAASEAHEHQVTALGLVAAWKGLTEGAMLDEVCDRVRELAQGGKVRADASLGMINSQRVADRLKAAGLECYGHNLESSRRFYPNICTTHTYDDRLTTLRHLKQVGIKLCSGGIIGMGETREDRCDMALDLREAGVDYIPVNILNPIPGTPFEKLPPITPMEALKTIACFRFILPDKEISVAGGRTVNLRDLQSMVFMAGASGLMVGNYLTTLNQSVEKDLQMLKDLGLKPTGYHTNEAGDAAETTISGCTSQTVATTRP from the coding sequence ATGTCAGGACAACAGATTGACGGCACACAAGCACAACTTTCGGCGTTAGGACGCCGCGTATTAAACGGCGGGCAAATCAACCGCGCCGAAGCCTTGTTTTTAATCAACCTGGAATCCACAGCGGACATGATTGATTTGATGTCGTGGGCCAACCGGATTCGGGAACACTTCCGGGGCAACCAGATTCATTTATGCTCGATTGTGAATGCCAAAGCCGGCGGTTGCCCGGAAAACTGCAAATTCTGCGCGCAATCCGCCTTCTACCAGACGGAATCGCCGCGCCACGGCTTTGTGGAACCCGAACCCGTGGCGCAGGCAGCCAGCGAGGCGCACGAACACCAGGTAACCGCCTTGGGCCTGGTAGCCGCGTGGAAAGGTCTGACCGAGGGTGCGATGTTGGACGAAGTCTGCGACCGGGTACGCGAACTGGCCCAAGGCGGCAAGGTGCGCGCCGATGCTTCGCTGGGCATGATCAACAGCCAGCGTGTAGCGGATCGTTTAAAAGCGGCTGGTCTCGAATGTTACGGACATAACCTGGAGAGTTCGCGTCGCTTTTACCCCAACATCTGTACCACCCATACCTATGACGACCGGTTGACCACGCTCCGTCATTTGAAACAGGTGGGCATCAAACTTTGTTCGGGCGGCATCATCGGCATGGGCGAAACCCGGGAAGATCGCTGTGACATGGCGCTGGATCTGCGCGAGGCAGGCGTTGACTATATCCCGGTCAATATTTTGAATCCCATTCCCGGCACGCCATTTGAAAAACTACCGCCCATCACCCCCATGGAAGCACTGAAAACCATTGCGTGTTTCCGCTTTATTTTGCCGGACAAGGAAATCTCGGTGGCCGGCGGACGCACGGTCAATTTACGGGACCTGCAAAGCATGGTATTCATGGCTGGAGCCAGCGGTTTGATGGTGGGCAACTACCTGACGACACTGAACCAATCGGTGGAAAAAGATTTGCAGATGTTGAAAGACCTGGGATTGAAGCCTACGGGGTATCACACGAATGAAGCAGGGGACGCTGCCGAGACGACCATCAGCGGATGCACCTCGCAAACCGTGGCCACCACTCGTCCGTGA
- a CDS encoding TolC family protein, giving the protein MCSKQPLRQAILLVLGASLAASAGAEKLFKLAECIDLGIKRNLDVQIAACQNEVTRSLLQSSQGAYNPQLRVGFLSELENIPDDFSPRKDGSQAAYEWQSRGVDAGLGGLLPTGTRYDLTASTRRVDGITWFPFLTTFPGNVRNSSYYTSVAALTLRQPLLRNFAIDPIRRAIQVNRKTLQMSETALQQQIMRSVAEVERSFVELLYLHERLRIAEESTERARTLAKLARSRLDAGKATINDVEMAEAQAATTEAEVFLFQQRAVTNSESFKLLLTDDLSSMAGIRIKPVNSIPEEALPPDRDASWQRALRLRPDLQHSYLREQRQDIEVRYRRNQTYPDLELSGGLGSRTVADKLGQSLADHARHNEPTFGFGVSLSLTLDNRAAKNRYHESLELSEQARRQSKRLEQQILAQISEDAARVQREWHHMETVRQARQYAERALKMEQFKYENGASTMFFLIQAERDLAAAQAAVARSRREYRESQSRLAYHEGSILERHSLKIDLK; this is encoded by the coding sequence ATGTGCTCGAAACAACCACTGCGGCAGGCAATCTTGCTGGTGCTGGGAGCCAGTTTGGCAGCGTCCGCCGGAGCGGAGAAACTGTTCAAGCTGGCGGAGTGCATTGACCTCGGCATCAAGCGCAACCTCGATGTTCAGATCGCCGCCTGCCAAAATGAGGTCACCCGTAGCTTGTTGCAGAGTTCCCAAGGCGCGTACAACCCGCAGTTGCGAGTCGGGTTCCTGAGTGAACTGGAGAATATTCCAGATGATTTTAGCCCACGCAAAGACGGCTCGCAGGCTGCTTATGAATGGCAATCACGCGGTGTGGATGCCGGTCTCGGCGGCTTGTTGCCAACCGGAACACGGTATGACTTGACCGCCAGCACGCGCCGGGTGGACGGGATTACTTGGTTTCCGTTCCTGACCACCTTTCCTGGCAATGTCCGCAACAGCAGCTATTATACGTCGGTGGCGGCACTTACTCTGCGGCAGCCGCTGCTCCGGAATTTCGCCATTGATCCAATCCGGCGCGCCATCCAAGTTAACCGCAAAACCTTGCAAATGAGCGAAACGGCCTTGCAGCAGCAGATCATGCGGTCGGTGGCCGAAGTGGAACGGTCGTTTGTCGAATTATTGTACCTGCATGAGCGGTTGCGAATCGCCGAGGAAAGTACCGAGCGAGCGCGCACCCTCGCCAAGCTGGCGCGCAGCCGCCTGGATGCCGGCAAGGCAACCATAAACGACGTGGAAATGGCCGAAGCACAAGCGGCCACGACCGAAGCCGAGGTGTTTCTGTTTCAGCAACGTGCCGTCACTAACAGTGAATCGTTTAAACTGTTGCTCACGGACGACTTATCCTCGATGGCAGGGATTCGAATAAAACCTGTGAACAGCATTCCCGAAGAAGCCCTGCCGCCGGATCGAGACGCAAGTTGGCAACGTGCCCTACGGTTGCGCCCCGATTTGCAGCATAGTTACTTGCGTGAGCAACGCCAGGACATTGAGGTGCGATACCGCCGGAATCAAACGTACCCGGACTTGGAATTATCCGGCGGTTTGGGCTCCCGCACGGTCGCGGATAAATTGGGCCAGAGTCTGGCAGACCATGCGCGCCATAATGAACCGACGTTTGGTTTCGGCGTTTCGCTTTCGCTCACCCTCGATAATCGTGCCGCAAAAAACCGCTACCATGAGAGCTTGGAACTTTCCGAGCAGGCCCGCCGGCAGAGCAAACGGTTGGAGCAGCAAATTCTAGCCCAAATCAGCGAAGATGCCGCCCGGGTGCAGCGGGAATGGCACCATATGGAAACGGTGCGGCAGGCGCGACAATACGCTGAAAGGGCGCTGAAAATGGAGCAATTCAAATACGAAAATGGAGCCAGCACCATGTTCTTTCTGATCCAGGCTGAACGGGACCTGGCTGCTGCCCAAGCCGCAGTGGCACGCTCCCGGCGCGAATATCGGGAATCGCAATCCCGGCTGGCTTATCATGAAGGCAGCATTCTGGAACGCCATTCCCTGAAGATAGACCTTAAATGA
- a CDS encoding Gfo/Idh/MocA family oxidoreductase, with amino-acid sequence MKTNTLFSRRSFLKTTSVVATMSALSPRSWAQVNGANEDVRVAVIGVHGRGVGHISEYKKLKGVRLAALCDVDLDVLAGRAKTLPGVQQFQDYRKLLESKEVDAVSIATTNHTHSLITINACQAGKDVYVEKPCSHNVFEGRKCVEAARKYNRIVQHGTQKRASSASQLAVIVKSGKYGRLLVSKGYCCKPRWSIGFKPIEEPPASLDFDLWLGPAPKQPFHKNIVHYNWHWFWDFGCGDIGNQGVHEMDVARWAAGVTLPKSVVSLGGRYVNTPDFKDQGQTPNMLVSIHDFGGVLVLFETRGLVGKAPKGESEAKAPDIGGDAQAKDVTYKATVKNELYFEEGVLKDGKFFLKGKGEGEKLDKVDSDEGSEDGIFGNFLKCIRSRKREEQVADILQGHLSSALCHLGNISYRLAKERPFEKPKDFSDNAIVGDSVMTLLENTKAIGVDPEKATLWVGPKLAFDAEKEKFVNNPDADRLLTREYRKPFVVPENV; translated from the coding sequence ATGAAAACGAATACCTTGTTCTCGCGCCGGAGTTTTCTGAAAACCACTTCCGTGGTCGCCACCATGTCTGCGCTGTCGCCACGTTCCTGGGCCCAGGTGAATGGCGCCAATGAGGATGTCCGCGTGGCGGTCATCGGCGTGCATGGCCGCGGGGTGGGCCATATCAGCGAATATAAAAAACTCAAAGGGGTGCGCTTGGCCGCGTTGTGCGATGTGGACCTCGATGTGTTGGCGGGACGGGCCAAAACCTTGCCGGGTGTGCAGCAGTTCCAGGATTACCGGAAATTGCTGGAAAGCAAGGAGGTGGATGCCGTGTCCATCGCCACCACGAATCACACCCATTCGCTGATCACCATCAACGCCTGCCAGGCCGGCAAGGATGTGTATGTCGAGAAACCGTGCAGCCATAATGTGTTTGAGGGCCGCAAATGCGTCGAGGCCGCCCGCAAATACAATCGCATCGTCCAGCACGGAACCCAGAAACGCGCCAGCAGCGCCAGCCAACTGGCGGTGATTGTTAAGAGCGGCAAGTACGGGCGTCTGCTCGTCTCCAAAGGATATTGCTGCAAGCCCCGCTGGTCCATCGGTTTCAAGCCGATTGAAGAACCCCCGGCCAGCCTGGACTTTGACCTGTGGCTGGGCCCGGCTCCGAAACAGCCGTTCCATAAAAACATCGTCCATTATAATTGGCATTGGTTCTGGGACTTTGGCTGCGGCGACATCGGCAACCAGGGCGTGCATGAGATGGATGTGGCCCGCTGGGCGGCCGGCGTGACGCTGCCGAAGAGCGTCGTCAGCCTGGGCGGGCGCTATGTGAACACGCCTGATTTCAAGGACCAGGGCCAGACGCCGAACATGCTCGTTTCCATCCATGATTTTGGCGGCGTGCTGGTGTTGTTCGAGACCCGCGGCCTCGTCGGCAAGGCGCCCAAGGGCGAGTCGGAAGCCAAGGCGCCCGACATCGGCGGTGACGCGCAAGCGAAGGACGTCACCTATAAGGCCACCGTAAAGAACGAGCTCTACTTCGAGGAAGGTGTGCTCAAGGACGGCAAGTTCTTCCTGAAGGGGAAGGGCGAAGGCGAGAAACTCGACAAGGTTGATTCCGATGAAGGCTCGGAGGACGGCATCTTTGGCAACTTCCTGAAATGCATCCGCAGCCGCAAACGCGAGGAGCAGGTGGCGGACATCCTGCAAGGCCACCTCTCGAGCGCGCTCTGCCACCTGGGCAATATTTCCTATCGCCTGGCCAAAGAGCGTCCGTTTGAAAAGCCGAAAGATTTCAGCGATAACGCCATCGTGGGCGACAGCGTCATGACCCTGCTGGAAAACACCAAAGCCATCGGCGTGGATCCGGAAAAAGCAACTCTCTGGGTGGGCCCCAAACTGGCCTTCGACGCGGAGAAAGAAAAGTTTGTGAATAATCCGGACGCCGACCGCCTGCTCACGCGGGAATATCGCAAACCGTTTGTGGTGCCGGAAAACGTGTGA
- a CDS encoding NF038122 family metalloprotease: MQLKLLRQVRHGLVAVLFFGLVSATRANLVFNLIPQAGTSQQAIDGFTAAGKLWSDQIADNITVNIQIGFTDFSDPRIIGSSGSDFREYAYSDVVGALMAHRTSADDVSAYAALQPGDSYSRLINHTSNNPNGLNSATPYLDTMNRVGMTTVNAKALGLLAPSSSLDAVIQFNSLYAFDFNHGSTITPGMMDFVGAAAHEIGHSLGFVSGVDDIDTLAGAYSGDTFSSNLLDLFRYSTRSLSFGPGITDYTADDFPKYFSVDGGTNAIAAFANGITYGDGDQASHWKNNAGVGIMNPTLNYGDTMNISTNDLRAMDVLGYQLVPEPGPVLLIGVFAGVGFLIRRGSRQPARNSR; encoded by the coding sequence ATGCAATTAAAGTTGTTGCGGCAGGTTCGGCACGGATTGGTGGCAGTGTTGTTTTTTGGCCTGGTCAGTGCGACCCGGGCCAATTTGGTGTTTAACTTGATTCCCCAGGCCGGTACTTCCCAGCAGGCGATTGATGGCTTTACCGCCGCCGGCAAGCTATGGTCCGATCAAATCGCCGACAATATTACCGTGAATATTCAGATCGGCTTTACCGATTTTAGCGACCCTCGCATTATCGGTTCCTCCGGCTCGGATTTTCGTGAATATGCGTATTCGGATGTGGTGGGCGCGCTGATGGCGCATCGCACCTCGGCGGATGATGTTTCCGCGTATGCCGCTCTGCAACCGGGCGACAGCTACAGTCGCTTGATTAATCACACCAGCAATAATCCAAACGGCCTCAACAGTGCCACGCCCTACTTGGACACGATGAATCGGGTGGGCATGACCACGGTCAACGCCAAGGCGCTTGGATTGCTGGCCCCCAGTTCGAGTCTGGATGCCGTCATCCAGTTTAATTCTTTGTATGCCTTTGATTTCAACCACGGCTCGACCATTACGCCGGGGATGATGGATTTTGTGGGAGCCGCCGCGCATGAAATCGGGCATTCCCTTGGATTTGTCAGCGGCGTGGATGATATAGATACTTTGGCTGGCGCTTATTCCGGCGATACGTTTAGTTCGAACCTGCTTGACCTGTTTCGTTATTCCACCCGCAGTCTGTCCTTTGGTCCGGGCATCACAGACTACACGGCGGATGATTTTCCCAAGTATTTTTCCGTGGATGGCGGCACCAATGCCATCGCCGCGTTCGCCAACGGGATCACCTATGGCGATGGGGATCAAGCTAGCCATTGGAAGAACAATGCCGGAGTGGGGATCATGAATCCCACCCTCAATTACGGAGACACCATGAACATCAGCACCAACGATTTGCGGGCCATGGATGTCCTCGGCTACCAGTTGGTGCCTGAACCGGGGCCAGTCTTATTGATCGGCGTGTTTGCCGGGGTCGGGTTCTTAATCCGGCGCGGTTCGCGTCAACCGGCGCGTAACAGCCGCTGA
- a CDS encoding FAD-dependent oxidoreductase yields MAVQKDIVIVGGGVGAVSAAVEASRNGASVFLVAPRTYLGEDMAGTMRLWLEPGEIPATDLAREIYANPDLAAKPSLPFTYQADQPFNSRHKDTSPPSKLNSGCPVQSAVTDCVQYDTNVVITADLKNAVEIKAAEVLIFNRAMVFQAFSIATAISDDGKQWKELELVRPHNLGDLVSVPIPIHAKARYVRFNIKRAPSAERLLIGAIRFLSAQPAPVAGDTNGVLAPMHVKKTLENALRDAKVDYLYGCFATDLIVDKDNKPAGIVMANRAGRQAVLAKVIIDASEQAMVARMAGSAFGEFTPGKQTLQWVVIADKTNLHKGIAARRMPFPVTIRDMKGDKNTGGTAAWIEYTLHLDLPDETWNSRARLEQLVRDQTFDSTQLYAADVPFLVPSCGIKSVKAALDNAVAGTVPLEACRPANVERVWVLGGCLDAARSVVTKLLRPAAMMELGARVGVAAAHEAKNLAAPTDVKVLTAASPDHDGGDVKEVLDGLRPLPLVPHVFEAARSLPVFGRYDVVVIGGGTAGAAAGIGAARQGAKTLVVEYLHGLGGVGTLGMIGKFWYGNRVGFTASVPQYPTEIRMEFLRQELRKAGADIWFGTMGEGALVEGNRVTGVAVVTPYGRGLVLAKTVIDGTGNADIAAPAGAQTRFVEDHFALQNSHMPPREVGAYYINGELLPVDVADPLDVRQALAQRKENFFDRGQLVDSRERRRIVGDFTLDWVDQINQRTFPDSIVYAQSDYDSHGYQIHPFFMLRPARPPGDSRYQYHSYVPYRCLLPKGVEGMLVVGIALSVHRDALPIVRMQPDQQNLGYAAGVAAAMAARKNITPRLVDVKALQRHLVEVGNLSASVLNEHDSFPIPAREIAEAVKLVTKDYQGLEILMAQPQESLPQLRRAHDTALGADKLTYAQTLGVMGDAYGVETLLKEANRCLTERDFSKHGAKDNLEPVVQLLWALGGTGDRRSIPVLAAFSKEAARMSFPRFRAIAVSLGKIGDPAAAPTLASMVKSRNNSGDTGELMAVCALYRCGDQDGLARRKLEHFVTGVNGPFSRLAWQVLQSKP; encoded by the coding sequence GTGGCTGTTCAGAAAGATATAGTCATTGTGGGCGGGGGCGTTGGGGCAGTGTCTGCCGCAGTTGAGGCGAGCCGCAACGGGGCATCCGTTTTCCTGGTTGCGCCCAGAACCTACTTGGGTGAAGACATGGCAGGCACCATGCGTTTGTGGTTGGAACCTGGAGAAATACCTGCCACGGATTTGGCACGGGAAATTTATGCCAATCCGGATTTAGCCGCCAAACCGAGCTTGCCGTTCACCTATCAGGCCGATCAACCCTTCAATAGCAGGCACAAGGATACCTCGCCACCCTCAAAACTAAACAGCGGGTGCCCGGTTCAAAGTGCCGTCACCGATTGTGTGCAGTATGATACTAACGTCGTCATTACTGCTGATCTGAAAAACGCCGTGGAGATCAAGGCGGCGGAGGTTTTGATTTTTAACCGGGCAATGGTTTTTCAGGCGTTCAGCATTGCCACGGCAATCAGCGACGACGGCAAACAATGGAAAGAACTGGAGTTGGTGCGTCCGCATAATTTGGGTGACTTGGTTTCTGTTCCTATCCCCATCCATGCCAAAGCCCGCTATGTTCGTTTCAACATCAAACGCGCGCCCAGCGCGGAGCGCCTCTTGATTGGCGCGATTCGTTTTTTGTCAGCCCAACCAGCCCCTGTGGCAGGCGATACCAATGGGGTGCTTGCTCCCATGCACGTGAAAAAAACGCTCGAAAATGCGCTGCGCGACGCCAAGGTGGATTATCTGTACGGCTGTTTTGCCACGGATTTAATCGTGGATAAGGATAATAAACCGGCTGGCATCGTCATGGCTAATCGCGCCGGACGTCAAGCGGTGCTCGCCAAGGTGATCATTGATGCTTCGGAACAGGCGATGGTGGCGCGAATGGCCGGAAGCGCGTTCGGCGAATTTACCCCCGGAAAACAAACGCTCCAATGGGTCGTCATCGCTGATAAAACCAACTTGCACAAAGGAATAGCAGCGCGCCGGATGCCTTTCCCGGTGACGATTCGAGACATGAAGGGGGATAAAAATACGGGGGGGACAGCCGCTTGGATTGAATATACCCTGCACTTGGATTTGCCTGATGAAACCTGGAACAGTCGTGCCAGGCTGGAACAACTCGTCCGTGATCAAACCTTTGATTCAACTCAACTCTACGCTGCTGACGTGCCGTTTCTGGTGCCGTCTTGTGGAATTAAATCCGTGAAAGCGGCTCTGGATAATGCGGTGGCGGGCACCGTGCCGTTGGAAGCGTGCCGGCCTGCAAATGTGGAACGGGTATGGGTGCTGGGTGGGTGCCTGGATGCTGCCCGGAGTGTCGTGACGAAACTGTTGCGCCCGGCGGCCATGATGGAACTGGGCGCGCGCGTGGGCGTGGCGGCGGCGCACGAGGCTAAAAATCTGGCTGCGCCAACTGACGTGAAAGTACTAACGGCTGCCAGTCCCGACCATGATGGAGGCGATGTCAAAGAGGTGTTGGATGGGTTGCGCCCGTTACCATTAGTCCCGCATGTGTTCGAAGCGGCTCGGTCATTACCTGTGTTTGGACGGTATGACGTGGTGGTTATTGGTGGCGGCACGGCTGGGGCAGCCGCCGGGATTGGCGCGGCACGGCAAGGCGCCAAGACGCTGGTTGTCGAGTATCTGCACGGCTTGGGCGGGGTGGGCACCTTGGGCATGATTGGAAAATTCTGGTATGGCAACCGCGTCGGTTTCACCGCTAGTGTACCGCAATACCCCACGGAGATCCGCATGGAATTCCTCCGCCAGGAATTACGCAAAGCCGGGGCGGATATCTGGTTTGGCACAATGGGCGAAGGCGCGTTGGTGGAGGGGAACCGCGTTACGGGTGTGGCGGTGGTGACACCGTATGGGCGTGGGTTGGTACTTGCCAAAACCGTGATTGACGGTACCGGTAATGCCGACATTGCTGCTCCGGCGGGTGCGCAAACCCGCTTTGTGGAAGATCACTTTGCTTTGCAGAATTCCCATATGCCACCGCGGGAAGTCGGTGCTTATTACATTAATGGTGAACTGTTGCCGGTGGATGTGGCCGATCCGCTTGATGTGCGGCAGGCCTTGGCGCAGCGCAAGGAGAACTTTTTTGATCGTGGGCAACTGGTGGATTCACGCGAGCGCCGTCGCATTGTGGGTGACTTCACGCTGGATTGGGTGGATCAAATTAATCAGCGTACGTTTCCGGACAGCATTGTTTATGCGCAAAGCGATTACGACAGTCATGGTTACCAGATTCATCCGTTTTTCATGCTTCGCCCCGCCCGTCCGCCGGGTGATAGCCGCTATCAGTATCACAGCTATGTGCCGTACCGGTGTCTGTTGCCAAAAGGGGTGGAGGGAATGCTGGTGGTGGGGATTGCCCTGAGTGTGCATCGGGATGCCCTGCCCATTGTGCGAATGCAACCGGACCAGCAAAATCTCGGTTACGCTGCCGGGGTGGCCGCCGCCATGGCTGCCAGAAAGAATATCACGCCCCGTTTGGTGGATGTGAAAGCCTTGCAACGGCATCTGGTGGAGGTGGGCAATCTTTCTGCTAGTGTTCTCAATGAACATGATTCTTTTCCGATTCCCGCCCGAGAAATTGCTGAGGCGGTCAAACTGGTGACCAAGGATTATCAAGGCCTTGAAATCCTCATGGCCCAGCCACAGGAGTCGCTCCCCCAGTTACGGCGGGCTCATGACACGGCGTTAGGTGCGGACAAGTTGACGTATGCCCAAACTCTGGGAGTGATGGGTGACGCGTATGGCGTGGAAACACTGCTCAAGGAGGCAAACCGCTGTCTTACCGAGAGGGACTTTTCCAAGCACGGGGCCAAGGATAATCTGGAACCTGTGGTCCAGTTGCTGTGGGCGTTGGGCGGAACCGGTGATCGGCGGAGCATCCCTGTGCTTGCTGCCTTCTCAAAAGAGGCGGCCCGGATGAGTTTCCCGCGGTTCCGGGCAATTGCCGTTTCGTTGGGGAAGATCGGCGATCCAGCCGCTGCGCCAACGCTTGCGAGTATGGTGAAATCCCGCAATAACTCCGGAGATACCGGCGAGTTGATGGCCGTGTGCGCCCTTTACCGTTGTGGTGATCAGGATGGATTGGCGCGCCGCAAACTGGAACATTTTGTCACGGGGGTAAACGGACCATTTTCGCGTCTAGCCTGGCAGGTATTGCAAAGCAAACCGTGA
- a CDS encoding TatD family hydrolase produces MKYIEPHAHMVSRTTDDYRDLAAAGCVAVCEPAFWAGFDRSSAQGFYDYFCQLTDYEPKRAAKFGLTHYSWLCINPKESEDTKLAEEVLGIIPQFLDRPNVLGIGEIGLNKNSRNELKVLEQHVDLAARHQQLILVHTPHLEDKLKGTRLILDVLKNDRRIQPERVIIDHVEEHTVQLVLDVGFWAGMTLYPESKCTAARAADIIEMHGTERLWMNSACDWGVSVPLAVPYAALEMRRRGHSSELIEQILYKNPKQFLGQCKKFKADA; encoded by the coding sequence ATGAAATACATCGAACCACACGCCCACATGGTCAGCCGGACCACGGATGATTATCGTGATCTTGCCGCCGCCGGATGCGTCGCTGTGTGCGAACCGGCGTTCTGGGCCGGTTTTGACCGCAGTTCGGCACAAGGATTTTATGATTACTTTTGTCAGTTGACCGATTACGAGCCGAAGCGCGCCGCCAAGTTTGGTCTGACGCATTATTCCTGGCTCTGCATCAACCCCAAGGAATCCGAGGATACGAAACTGGCGGAGGAAGTGCTGGGCATCATTCCACAGTTTCTCGACCGCCCCAATGTGTTGGGCATTGGCGAGATCGGACTCAACAAGAATTCCCGTAATGAACTCAAGGTGCTGGAACAGCATGTGGACTTGGCCGCCCGCCATCAGCAACTGATCCTCGTGCATACCCCCCATCTGGAGGATAAACTCAAAGGCACCCGACTCATTCTGGATGTCCTCAAGAACGACCGCCGCATTCAACCGGAACGGGTCATCATTGACCACGTGGAAGAGCATACGGTGCAATTGGTTTTGGACGTCGGATTCTGGGCTGGCATGACCTTGTACCCGGAGTCGAAATGCACAGCCGCGCGCGCCGCCGACATTATAGAGATGCACGGCACGGAACGTCTGTGGATGAATAGTGCCTGCGACTGGGGCGTGAGCGTCCCGCTGGCGGTACCCTATGCCGCCTTGGAAATGCGCCGGCGCGGTCACTCATCCGAATTGATCGAACAAATCCTCTACAAAAATCCAAAGCAGTTCTTGGGACAATGCAAGAAATTCAAGGCAGACGCCTGA
- a CDS encoding TolC family protein, with translation MKYSPLFFFGWFLGVLSALASPPAPRAITMAECLKMALQNNWDVRIQRLAPSIAYWQSEAALGAYDPVLGFKAGQNHVTMPQETDPNKIGPNEEYKQTSDSLALGLTGALPYGTRYELAHVFSHYRYQTDFTPPSRFPNNQRTTNDYESTLSLNLTQPLLRNFLMDQARQVILVSRKNLKISELALQMQLLNTATQVELAYYDLAGAQDLARVQEHALALAKTMLDLGRKQLDAGKATPLDVARAEAHVATIEGDLILAQQTLASAQNRLKTLITDDFKSLADVALTAADSMLVVPHQYDREFSWQQAMTTRPDLLQLRLESEKKDILVRFQKNQLLPAADLIGGVGARGKTSEADRAYGDLWEIKYPAYHYGLVVSLPIGNRAGRGNYQAAQAARKLAALEIKKAEQVILAEVDIAGSLIQTTLKRIPATRKAREYAQSALEMENKKLEVGASTQYVIQKLQQDLTLARQVEVQTATDYNKALVQLAYGEGSLLTKNGLGLMFK, from the coding sequence ATGAAATATTCACCACTGTTTTTCTTTGGCTGGTTTCTGGGCGTGTTATCCGCGCTCGCGTCGCCACCCGCGCCACGCGCCATCACGATGGCCGAGTGTCTGAAAATGGCCTTGCAAAATAATTGGGATGTGCGCATTCAACGGCTGGCCCCCAGTATCGCTTACTGGCAATCCGAGGCCGCGCTGGGAGCGTATGATCCAGTGCTCGGATTTAAAGCCGGTCAGAATCATGTTACCATGCCTCAGGAAACGGACCCTAATAAAATCGGGCCGAATGAAGAATACAAACAAACGAGCGATTCGCTCGCGCTGGGGCTGACTGGAGCTTTGCCGTATGGCACACGCTATGAACTGGCGCACGTTTTCAGTCATTATCGGTACCAAACCGATTTCACCCCCCCTTCCCGTTTCCCGAACAACCAGCGCACCACAAATGACTATGAGAGTACCTTAAGCTTGAACCTGACCCAACCCCTGCTGCGCAATTTTCTCATGGACCAGGCGCGCCAAGTCATTCTGGTCAGCCGAAAGAACTTAAAAATCTCGGAACTCGCGCTGCAAATGCAATTACTCAACACCGCCACCCAAGTGGAATTGGCGTATTATGATCTGGCCGGAGCGCAGGACTTGGCCCGGGTGCAGGAACACGCCCTGGCCTTGGCCAAAACCATGCTGGACCTTGGCCGGAAACAACTGGACGCCGGCAAGGCGACGCCACTGGATGTGGCCCGGGCGGAAGCGCATGTGGCCACCATCGAGGGCGACTTGATCTTGGCGCAACAAACCTTGGCAAGCGCGCAAAACCGGCTCAAGACGTTGATCACCGACGACTTTAAATCGCTGGCAGATGTGGCGCTGACTGCTGCGGATTCCATGCTGGTGGTGCCGCACCAGTACGACCGGGAATTTAGCTGGCAACAGGCGATGACCACGCGTCCTGACCTATTGCAACTACGGTTGGAGTCCGAAAAAAAAGATATTCTGGTACGCTTCCAAAAGAATCAACTCTTGCCGGCAGCCGATCTGATTGGTGGAGTCGGCGCGCGCGGCAAAACTTCCGAAGCCGATCGCGCATATGGCGATTTGTGGGAGATTAAATACCCCGCGTACCATTACGGGCTCGTGGTCAGCCTGCCGATTGGAAACCGAGCCGGGCGCGGTAATTATCAGGCGGCCCAAGCCGCGCGGAAGCTGGCGGCACTGGAAATCAAGAAAGCCGAACAAGTCATCCTCGCCGAAGTGGACATTGCCGGCAGCTTGATACAAACCACGCTCAAACGCATTCCCGCGACCCGCAAGGCGCGCGAATACGCGCAATCCGCCTTGGAAATGGAGAACAAGAAACTCGAAGTCGGCGCCTCCACCCAATATGTCATCCAGAAATTGCAACAAGACCTGACGCTGGCGCGCCAGGTGGAAGTCCAAACCGCCACCGACTACAATAAAGCCCTGGTGCAATTAGCCTACGGTGAAGGTTCTCTGCTGACAAAAAATGGGCTGGGCCTGATGTTCAAGTAA